From the genome of Flammeovirgaceae bacterium:
TTTGCAGGTATTTTAAAACCAGGACGGGAAAAACCTACACCAACTTCCTCAATGAAGTCAGGGTAAGCCAGGCTTGTAAACTACTTATAGACAAAGACCTTTCCATCCAGGACGTTTGCTACCAGGCTGGCTTTACCAACCTATCCAACTTCAACAGGGCATTTAAAAAAATAACGGGGAAAACCCCATCGAAATACATGGGATAGGTCAGGCGCTTTTCAATGTCACGATCGTAATCTCAGGGGGGATGCCCACGCGGCCAGGGTACCCCAGGTAACCAAACCCCCTGTTGACGTACAGGTATTGGCCTTCCTCTTTATAGAGCCCCGCCCACTGTTTGTATATGTACTGTGAGGGGCTCCACCTAAAACCTCCTACTTCCACACCAAACTGAAAACCATGGGTATGTCCAGAAAACATGATATCAATATCTTTATAATAGGGGCGCACTTGTGCGTCCCAATGGCTGGGGTCGTGGCTGAGCAAAAGTTTCACGGGGGCCTCCGCGCCCCGGTAGGCCTGGTCCAACTTTCCGTATTTTGAAAAACGCCCTGCCCCCCAGTTTTCGTTGCCGATAACCGCAATCCTTTCCCCATCCACCTCTACCCACCTGTGTTCGTTTTGCAACAGGTCAAAGCCCAATTCATGGTGGACCCTGATCAAATCCTGAAAGTTTTGTGCTTTTGCGTGTGCACTCTCCCATCGGTGGTAGTCCCCATAGTCATGGTTTCCCGTGACGGAAAACACGCCAAGGGGCGCTTTTACTTTGTTGAACACATCGATATAACCTTTTACCTCGGTGGTTTGGTTGTTGACCAGGTCCCCGGTAAAAAAAACCATATCGGGTTTTTCCTTAAGCAGCATTTCAACGCCACCTTTAACGGCCGTTTTGTTGAAGAAACTGCCGGAATGGATATCCGATACCTGGCCTATGGTAAGGCCATCAAATACTTTGGGCAAGTTAGGAAGGGAAATGGCAACGCGTTTTACCCTATAGTCGTGGGCCCCTGAAATGATACCATACGTAAAAGCACTAAAAGGAACCGTGGCGGCCATCAATGCCGCCCGCGACAGGAATTCAGACCTGGGGATGGGCTCCCCCGGCAAACCCGCAGGGCCATTCCTGGAAAAAAGGGATGCCAGGTAACGGACGCCACGCTGGATGTCGTCAGCAAACAAGAACAGCACGGCAAACAACTTGGATATGTAAATGGTGAATATGCCGGTGACGATCCAATTGCGAAAGCTGGAGGAATGCGCGTAAGGGTCGCCAAAGGCCCACCACAGCATGGCCAAAAAACACAAGGCGGAAGGTACCCAAAAGCCATACCTGAAAAGCCCCTTCCACACCGCTGGCCAATCTTTGCTTACCAAAACCACTGCCTGGAATATATAATAATCCATTACCAGGAAAAGGAGGGAAAAAACGAAAAGCACCATTATCCTCTTTTGCATAAAACAAAGAAAGCCGCACTTTGGTAATGACGGCTTCCTTTAAATTGATGTAACCGTTACTAGTTAAAAGCGATACCTTCTTCCACCTCCCCGGCAGGTTTTCGCACTACCCCGAATATCCGCTCTTTCAGTCTGGCGGTGATTAGGTACAGCACAGGAACCAGCACCAGTGTCAAAAAAGTTCCAAATATCAACCCGAATATCATCGTCCAGGACAGCGGGCCCCAAAATGCCACGTTGTCGCCCCCAAAAAAGATTTGAGGCCTGAACTCGCTAAACAAGGTCACAAAATCGATGTTAAACCCAATGGCCAGCGGGATAAGGCCCAACATGGCGGCCAGCGCGGTGAGTATGACCGGGGTCATCCTCGTCATACTGGCCTCGGCTATCGCCTC
Proteins encoded in this window:
- a CDS encoding metallophosphoesterase — protein: MQKRIMVLFVFSLLFLVMDYYIFQAVVLVSKDWPAVWKGLFRYGFWVPSALCFLAMLWWAFGDPYAHSSSFRNWIVTGIFTIYISKLFAVLFLFADDIQRGVRYLASLFSRNGPAGLPGEPIPRSEFLSRAALMAATVPFSAFTYGIISGAHDYRVKRVAISLPNLPKVFDGLTIGQVSDIHSGSFFNKTAVKGGVEMLLKEKPDMVFFTGDLVNNQTTEVKGYIDVFNKVKAPLGVFSVTGNHDYGDYHRWESAHAKAQNFQDLIRVHHELGFDLLQNEHRWVEVDGERIAVIGNENWGAGRFSKYGKLDQAYRGAEAPVKLLLSHDPSHWDAQVRPYYKDIDIMFSGHTHGFQFGVEVGGFRWSPSQYIYKQWAGLYKEEGQYLYVNRGFGYLGYPGRVGIPPEITIVTLKSA